AACAATACGCGAATCGTTATTGAAAAGTTTGCCAGAAGAAGATTTACCAACTAACACATATTACGGTGATGGTTCTGCAATTGAGCCATCAGTCTTAGCTGAACTGCGAGCTGCTTATCAAGAAGCAATGGTCACTTTTTCTTGGCAAAAAGGAGATGTATTGATGTTGGATAATATGTTATCAATACATGCTCGTCAGCCATTTGTTCCTCCCAGAAAAATTTTAGTCGGAATGGCTGAACCTTATACACCACAAAGTATTTAACTAACACTGAGGTATACATATGCAAGTAGAAAGTATCGAGGGGTTTAGACTTTCACCTCAGCAAGAGCATTTATGGTTGCTACAACAAATTGATCAAAGTTGGGCTTATCGTAGCGATTGTGCAATTTTGATTGAAGGAAATATTGATGTCAATAATTTAGAATTGGCTTTGCAAGATGTTGTCAATCGCTATGAGATTCTCCGCACCAGTTTTGTTTGTCTACCTGGAATGACTATTCCAGTACAGGTAATTACAGATAGCAAGGTTATTTTAGATAAAAAATCTGATATAAGTAATTTGAAAACTCAAGAAAAAGAGGAGAAGATTGAGTTAATTTTTCAAAAAATTAAACAACAAAGTTTTGAGTTTGAAAAAGGTTTAATCTTACATACATATTTGGTAACTATTTCACCAGATAGGTATATATTATTTATCAGTTTGCCTGCTCTCTGTGCAGATAGTGTCACTCTTAATTGTTTAGTACAGGAACTGGCTCTTTCTTACTTAGGAAAGTTGGATGAAGAATTATCTGAAGAACCACTCCAGTATGCAGACTTTTCAGAATGGCAAAATCAAATATTAGAAGCAGAAGAAACGAAAATAGGCAGAGAATATTGGCAACAGCAAGACTTCTCTACTATTGACAGTTTCCAGCTTCCTTTTGAAAATCGTCTCTCGAACCAACAAAAATTTCAACCAAAATTAGTAGATTCAATTATTACTCCAGAACTGGTAGCTAATATTGAAACATTGGCTCAGAAGTATAATACTTCTGCGTCTAACTTTTATCTAACTTGTTGGCTAGTTTTACTTTGGCGATTGAGTGGACAATCTGAAATGACCGTCGCCAAGGAATTTAATGGCAGAAAATATGAAGAACTTAAAGGAGCATTGGGACTATTTGCTAAATATTTACCACTTAATTGTAATTTAGAAGGTAATTTTAAATTTAGTCAACTTTTACAGCAAGTGCATGAATCTGTAGAATCTATCGACAAATGGCAAGAGTGTTTTACTTGGGAAAAAATATCAGAAGGAGATAATAAATCAGATATTCTGCCTTTTTTTGCTGTGGGTTTTGATTTTACAGAAGAAGATACAAAGCATTATGCAGGTAATATCTCATTTTCAATTTTCAAGCTTGATACCTGTACTGAACGTTTCAAAATTAAACTTTCTTGTAGACGCCAGAATGATTTTTTGAATGCAGAATTTCATTATGACTCTAACCTCTTTTCTCCACAGGATATTGTAGTTTTAGTAGAGCAATTTCACAAGCTATTAGAAAGCGCCACGTATGATCCAGAAGGTTCAATCAGTAAATTAGAAATTTTAAGCGATCGCACCTTACACAAGCTTCTATTTGAGTTCAATCAAACTCAAGCATACAATCCACAAAATAAATCTATTCATCAGCTATTTACAGAGCAATCAGAACGTACACCAGATAATATTGCTGTTGTATTTAACAACCAGCAACTCACTTATGCTGAACTGAATATACGTGCAAATCAATTAGCTCATTCCTTGCAAAAGTTGGGGGTAGGCGCAGAAGTCTTAGTAGGAATTTGTGTGGAACGTTCCTTAGAAATGCTTGTAGGTATCTTGGGTATTCTCAAAGCTGGTGGTGCTTATGTTCCCCTCGATCCACACTATCCTCAAGAGCGTTTAGCTTTCATGCTAGAGGATACTCAAGTATCCATATTATTGACTCAACAGCATCTCCTGGAAGGCTTACCCAACCACGATGCACAGACAATTTGCTTAGATACAGATTGGGAAGCTATTGCACAGCAGAGTCAGGAAGCACCCGTTCCAACAGCAACTCCTGAAAACTTAGCTTATGTAATCTACACTTCTGGTTCTACAGGTAAGCCTAAAGGAGTTGCGATCGCACATCGTAATCTAGTTCACTCCACAACTGCACGTATTACCTACTATCAAGAACCTGTCAGCAGCTTCTTATTGCTTTCATCCTTTGCTTTTGATAGTTCTATTGCAGGTATTTTCTGGACACTTTGTTGTGGCGGAACTCTACATTTACCAGAAGAAGGTGTACAAAGGGAAGTACCTAAACTCGTAGAGTTAATTTCTCAAAATAGAGTTTCCCATTTATTAAGTCTTCCTTCTCTATATGCTCTAATATTGCAACAAGCAAAACCAGAACAGTTAAATTCCCTGCGTGCTGTTATAGTTGCAGGTGAATATTGTCCGCCAGAATTGGTAGAACATCACTTTCAATTACAGTCAGAAACATCTCTATTTAACGAGTACGGGTCAACAGAAGCAACTGTTTGGAGTAGTGTATACCGTTGTCATTCTCTAGAAACTGGAACGCAAATATCCATTGGTAGTCCCATAGCCAATACAAAAATATATATACTAGACTCTCACTTACATCCAGTTCCTGTTGGTGTTTCTGGTGAAATT
This portion of the Nostoc sp. GT001 genome encodes:
- a CDS encoding amino acid adenylation domain-containing protein yields the protein MQVESIEGFRLSPQQEHLWLLQQIDQSWAYRSDCAILIEGNIDVNNLELALQDVVNRYEILRTSFVCLPGMTIPVQVITDSKVILDKKSDISNLKTQEKEEKIELIFQKIKQQSFEFEKGLILHTYLVTISPDRYILFISLPALCADSVTLNCLVQELALSYLGKLDEELSEEPLQYADFSEWQNQILEAEETKIGREYWQQQDFSTIDSFQLPFENRLSNQQKFQPKLVDSIITPELVANIETLAQKYNTSASNFYLTCWLVLLWRLSGQSEMTVAKEFNGRKYEELKGALGLFAKYLPLNCNLEGNFKFSQLLQQVHESVESIDKWQECFTWEKISEGDNKSDILPFFAVGFDFTEEDTKHYAGNISFSIFKLDTCTERFKIKLSCRRQNDFLNAEFHYDSNLFSPQDIVVLVEQFHKLLESATYDPEGSISKLEILSDRTLHKLLFEFNQTQAYNPQNKSIHQLFTEQSERTPDNIAVVFNNQQLTYAELNIRANQLAHSLQKLGVGAEVLVGICVERSLEMLVGILGILKAGGAYVPLDPHYPQERLAFMLEDTQVSILLTQQHLLEGLPNHDAQTICLDTDWEAIAQQSQEAPVPTATPENLAYVIYTSGSTGKPKGVAIAHRNLVHSTTARITYYQEPVSSFLLLSSFAFDSSIAGIFWTLCCGGTLHLPEEGVQREVPKLVELISQNRVSHLLSLPSLYALILQQAKPEQLNSLRAVIVAGEYCPPELVEHHFQLQSETSLFNEYGSTEATVWSSVYRCHSLETGTQISIGSPIANTKIYILDSHLHPVPVGVSGEIYISGEGLARGYLNQPQITSEKFIPHPFSQQPGMRLYKTGDLGRYLNDGNIEFLGRIDNQVKIRGFRIELGEIEVLLNQHQGVQETVVIAREDVPGNKRLVAYVVPQSKSATTVNELRNFAKDKLPEFMVPSAIVILKELPRSPNGKVDRKALPAPEQVRSDLIGEFVPPRTPVEETLAQIWSEVLKVEKIGIYDNFFELGGHSLLTTQLLAKVKETFNLDISLRSLLEKPTVEGLAENIDRVCQTEVNYSTFDIKTETVLDQTIYPQSVGKFISEPNAILLTGGTGFLGAFLLAELLQQTKADIYCLVRNSNFEDSNNKLQRTLESYGIWNESWNSRIIPIVGDLSKPLLGLETEKIHQLASIIDVIYHNGAWVHHIYPYSILKPANVLGTQEILRLASQIKTKPVHFISSSGVVSSKVESGVKLVREQDSLNENEFPSNGYCQTKWVAEKLVQTAAERGIPISIYRPSRISGDSKTGVFNSNDFLYKLIIGCVQLGSVPDIDIRENIVPVDYVSKAIVHLSKKEESLGKTFHLVHPQTLHSNTLIDHIRSWDYSIEQNSYDQWREKLLNVTQDSLDHPLYSLVPFFPARQAQEENSNSGFLQLDNQNVINGLMGTSITCPPVDNHLLSVYFSYLMDQEMLKTRP